A region of the Pseudarthrobacter phenanthrenivorans Sphe3 genome:
AAAGTCATCAAGGACTATCTCGACGCCATCGACAGGGGCGAACGCCCCGAGAACCTGCCGCCCGGCGTCGTGGTGTCCCCGCGGATCGTCTCGGACGAGCTCGCTGCGGAACTCCAGAGCCGCGGCCGCAAGCTCACCGAGGAACAGCTCCGGACTGAATCCGGCGCAAGTGTGCCGCTGCTGCAAGCCCTCCTGAGCTTTGGGCTGATCAGCCACAGCAACGGCCAGTTTGATGAGCACGCACTCCAGGTGGCACGCGCATGTGTCCAGCTGGAAAGCCATGGGCTGGAACCCCGCCACCTCCGTCCCTTCCAGGCGGCGGCGGAACGGGAGTTCGGCCTGGTGGAGCGTGCTGTTGCCCCGCTGGCGTCCCGCAAGGACCCGGCGTCCCAGGCACGGGCAGCAGAGGCCGCCCGTGAAATCAGCGATCTTTGCCTCACCCTGCACCGGGCCCTGGTGCAGGACCACATCTCACGCATGGACATCTGATGATTGAAGTCGAGATTGTAGGCGTTCGCATCGAACTGCCTTCCAACCAGCCGCTGGTCCTGCTCCGGGAGATGCACGGCGAACGCCATGTTCCCATCTGGATCGGCACGCCGGAGGCCAGCGCCATCGCACTCGCCCAGCAGGGAGTGGTCCCGCCCCGTCCCATGACACACGACCTGCTGGTGGATGTGGTCGAGTCCCTGGGGCATTCGGTGGTCAGCGTGAACATCGTCGCCGTGGAGGACAACATCTTCTACGGCCAGTTGCAGTTCGAAAACGGGACCACGGTGAGTTCCCGGGCCTCGGACGCCCTTGCCATCGCGCTGCGGGCGAAGTGCCGCATCTGGTGTGCGGATTCGGTCATGGACGAGGCCGGTGTGCGCATCACCGAGCATGACGAAGGTGAGGACACGGAGCCCGGTCCCACTGTGGATGAAGAGCGCGAACTGCGCCGCTTCCGGGAGTTTCTGGATGACGTGGAGCCCGAGGACTTCGACGGCTAAGGTCACGTTAAGGTTAAAGTTGAGGATGAATCTTTCGACACGCCCCCTGAAACCCTTCAGGGTCTTTGACCTTCCGAGCCGCCGGGCCTAACGTCGAAGTATCAAGTTCCCATTGCTTACGGCAGCCGCGCAAGTCACACTGGAAAGTGCGCCCCGCGAAAATTACATGCATGGTCTTCATGCACCGCTGCAGTAGGAGTTTCCCCGGGAGCGCATGACAAGGAGGATCCAGGTGAGTCCCAAAGGCGAAGCAGGCGGGCTGAAGCAGCCCACGGCTGGTGTTGCTGTGCCCGCGAGCGGTGCCCAGGGCCTCCTGTTCACTGAAGACCTTCCTGTGCTGGACGAGGACGCGGGCTACCGCGGTCCCACAGCCTGCAAGGCAGCCGGCATCACATACAGGCAGCTGGACTACTGGGCACGCACCGGACTGGTGGAGCCCGCAGTCCGCGGCGCTGCCGGCTCGGGATCGCAGCGTCTCTACGGCTTCCGGGACATCCTGGTCCTCAAGGTGGTCAAGCGGCTGCTGGATACAGGAGTGTCGCTTCAGCAGATCCGTACCGCAGTGGAACACCTCCGCGAACGCGGCGTTGAGGACCTTGCCCAGATCACGCTGATGAGCGACGGCGCGAGCGTCTATGAGTGCACCTCCGCCGATGAAGTGATTGACCTCGTCCAAGGCGGACAGGGTGTGTTCGGCATCGCCGTCGGGCGCGTATGGCGGGAAGTGGAAGGCAGCCTCGCGTCGCTTCCCAGCGAGCACGCGGCCGAGCAGTCCTTTCCGGACGACGAACTGAGCAAGCGACGGGCAGCCCGTAAGATCAGCTGATGCCCGTCTGACGAACAGCCTGACGAACAGGGCCGCTCTCCATCCGGAGAGCGGCCCTGTCAGTTAACGTGGTCCTTCTGCGTGTTCCCCTACCGGGCACGGCTCCGCAGGCCGCTGCCCACCGCCATCAGGTTGGCCAGGAGCTCGTCGAAGAGCGCGGCGGCGGATTTGGCGGAGTCGCCCGGCCAGTGGTGCACAGGATGGGCCGCGCCCTGGATCTGCTGCCAGTTGGCCTGCTCCGGGATCCGGGGGCTCAGCAGGAGGTCGCCGAACATGGACTCCATTTCCGCAAGCCGATAGGCGTGCTCCGACGAGCCGCTCCGCACCCGGTTGGCCACAATACCCGCGGGGGAAAGGTTGGGGGCGAACTCCTGCCGGAAGAGCTGAATGGCGCGCATGGTCCGCTCCGTGCCCGCCACGGAGAACAGGCCGGGCTCTGCAACGAGTGCCACCTTGTCACTGGCGGACCATGCCATCCGGGTCAGGCCGTTCAGCGACGGCGGACAGTCCACGAGCACAAGCTGGTAGTCGCCGCCCGTCGCCAGGACCGAGGAAAGCCTGCGCAGGTCACGTCGGCCAAGGTCCGGCCGGTCGTAGATTCCGGTATACGCGGAACCGACAGCGACGTCCAGGACGGCAGGCGTCGAGCCGTTCGCCTGCGCACGCGCCGTCCAGCTGCTGCCCACCACATTCTCGGCCAGCTTCGCCCGCCGCGGACTCTTGAGCATCCTGCCAATGTCCAGCTGGTCGCCGGGCTGCACGCCCAGCGCGGTGGTTGC
Encoded here:
- the ftsR gene encoding transcriptional regulator FtsR encodes the protein MAQPERRGPQVLNIGEVLAQLSADFPGMTASKIRFLEEKGLINPRRTPAGYRQYSDSDVERLRFVLALQRDQYLPLKVIKDYLDAIDRGERPENLPPGVVVSPRIVSDELAAELQSRGRKLTEEQLRTESGASVPLLQALLSFGLISHSNGQFDEHALQVARACVQLESHGLEPRHLRPFQAAAEREFGLVERAVAPLASRKDPASQARAAEAAREISDLCLTLHRALVQDHISRMDI
- a CDS encoding bifunctional nuclease family protein, which produces MIEVEIVGVRIELPSNQPLVLLREMHGERHVPIWIGTPEASAIALAQQGVVPPRPMTHDLLVDVVESLGHSVVSVNIVAVEDNIFYGQLQFENGTTVSSRASDALAIALRAKCRIWCADSVMDEAGVRITEHDEGEDTEPGPTVDEERELRRFREFLDDVEPEDFDG
- a CDS encoding MerR family transcriptional regulator, giving the protein MSPKGEAGGLKQPTAGVAVPASGAQGLLFTEDLPVLDEDAGYRGPTACKAAGITYRQLDYWARTGLVEPAVRGAAGSGSQRLYGFRDILVLKVVKRLLDTGVSLQQIRTAVEHLRERGVEDLAQITLMSDGASVYECTSADEVIDLVQGGQGVFGIAVGRVWREVEGSLASLPSEHAAEQSFPDDELSKRRAARKIS
- a CDS encoding ParA family protein — translated: MQVVSISSLKGGVGKTSVTTGLASAALAAGISTLVVDLDPHADATTALGVQPGDQLDIGRMLKSPRRAKLAENVVGSSWTARAQANGSTPAVLDVAVGSAYTGIYDRPDLGRRDLRRLSSVLATGGDYQLVLVDCPPSLNGLTRMAWSASDKVALVAEPGLFSVAGTERTMRAIQLFRQEFAPNLSPAGIVANRVRSGSSEHAYRLAEMESMFGDLLLSPRIPEQANWQQIQGAAHPVHHWPGDSAKSAAALFDELLANLMAVGSGLRSRAR